In a single window of the Populus alba chromosome 16, ASM523922v2, whole genome shotgun sequence genome:
- the LOC118050163 gene encoding uncharacterized protein gives MSAKASSSQLSVSSSGSGGLSHVYIQHPPLRCNAPGTRGLFYDDGNKLLISPTSDQVFSWKAVPFDPHVAPTSDSISEGPILSIRYSLDAKIIAIQRSSLEIHFFHRETGQNFCHKCKPESDSILGFFWTDCPLCDFVLVKTSGLDFLACDAESKSLTVVETRKLNVSWYVYTHESRLVLLASGMQCKTFNGFQLSSAGIVRLPKFEMVMAKSEANSKPVLADEDVYIATMYGRIYCLQIDRVAMLLHSYRFYRDAVVQQGSLPIYSNKVAVSVVDNVLLIHQVGAKVVILYDIFADSRSPISAPLPLLFRGFPRSNTSSSRSTAKDIEIPEANISDSEAIIYGDDWTFLVPDLICDVSNKLLWKIHLDLEAISASSSEAPSMLEFLQRRKLEASKAKQLCLAITRNVILERRPVSTVAKAIDILLVSYSLSLKTGSYLKGIKTEKTSHSAGTQIGIPQSGASASTGEVDAHGTSTKHQSSAIVDNESLNRSGNSSTSDSEDNTQFNSLKANPKVNKEKLSGGAESSSSEVHPSSLQSQNLGPSNSPLNASVSERQESQLMSPAISTDEMYSLLFAPVEEEIVGDPSYLVAIIVEFLRSASSEKIKVQPNIYVLTIQLLARNERYAELSLFIINKILEPSKEVAMQLLELGRQNSQIRKLGLDMLRQLSLHHDYVLLLVQDGYYLEALRYARKHKVVTVRPSLFLEAAVSSNDSQLLAAVLRFFSDFTPGFKNTTDCHGYCRILKEMNSDVAV, from the exons ATGTCTGCGAAAGCATCAAGTTCGCAGCTTAGTGTTAGTTCAAGTGGGTCTGGAGGGTTGTCGCATGTTTATATTCAGCACCCTCCTTTACGATGTAATGCGCCAGGAACGAGGGGTTTATTTTATGATGATGGAAATAAGCTACTGATCTCTCCAACATCTGATCAG GTTTTTTCATGGAAAGCTGTACCCTTTGATCCTCATGTTGCACCTACCTCTGATTCAATAAGTGAAGGGCCTATCCTATCTATACGGTACTCTTTGGATGCAAAGATCATAGCAATCCAGAGATCCAGTCTAgagatacatttttttcataggGAAACTGGACAAAACTTTTGTCACAAGTGTAAACCAGAGTCAGATAGTATACTGGGGTTTTTTTGGACAGATTGTCCGCTGTGCGATTTTGTACTCGTAAAAACCAG TGGGCTGGATTTTCTCGCCTGTGATGCTGAATCAAAATCACTTACTGTTGTAGAGACAAGGAAATTGAATGTGAGCTGGTATGTATATACACATGAGAGTCGACTGGTTCTTCTTGCTTCAGGAATGCAATGCAAGACCTTCAATGGATTCCAG CTTTCATCTGCTGGGATTGTTCGCTTGCCAAAGTTTGAGATGGTAATGGCCAAATCTGAGGCTAACAGCAAGCCTGTCCTAGCAGATGAAGATGTCTATATTGCAACCAT GTATGGGAGGATATACTGCTTGCAAATTGACAGAGTTGCAATGCTACTTCATTCTTATAGATTTTATCGAGATGCTGTTGTGCAGCAG GGTTCCTTGCCAATATATTCAAACAAAGTTGCTGTTAGTGTGGTTGATAATGTACTTCTTATCCATCAAGTGGGTGCTAAGGTTGTAATACTCTATGACATATTTGCGGATTCTCGATCACCCATTTCTGCTCCACTTCCCCTACTGTTTAGGGGTTTCCCCAGGTCTAATACTTCTTCCTCTCGATCTACTGCAAAAGATATTGAAATTCCAGAGGCCAACATAAGTGATTCTGAAGCAATTATTTACGGAGATGATTGGACATTTCTTGTTCCTGACCTTATATGTGATGTTTCTAATAAGCTTTTATGGAAGATCCATTTAGACTTGGAG GCAATTTCTGCAAGCAGCTCTGAAGCTCCATCAATGCTTGAGTTCTTGCAACGACGGAAGTTGGAAGCTAGTAAG GCCAAGCAGCTGTGCTTGGCAATAACACGCAATGTTATTCTTGAAAGGAGACCAGTGTCCACGGTTGCCAAGGCGATAGATATACTGCTTGTGTCTTACTCCCTGTCACTCAAGACAGGCAGTTATCTCAAGGgaataaaaacagagaaaaccTCACATTCTGCTGGGACACAAATTGGTATCCCGCAATCTGGTGCCAGTGCATCTACAGGAGAAGTTGATGCACATGGAACATCCACCAAACACCAATCTAGTGCCATAGTTGACAATGAATCTCTGAATAGATCTGGAAACTCCTCAACTTCGGACTCTGAGGACAATACCCAATTCAACTCATTAAAAGCAAACCCGAAAGTGAACAAGGAGAAATTATCAGGTGGTGCTGAGAGTTCTAGCTCTGAAGTTCACCCGTCATCTTTACAATCTCAGAATCTTGGACCAAGCAACAGTCCATTAAATGCTAGTGTTTCTGAAAGGCAGGAGTCTCAACTTATGTCTCCAGCAATTTCAACTGATGAGATGTATAGCTTACTGTTTGCTCCAGTTGAGGAAGAGATAGTGGGGGACCCATCTTACTTGGTTGCCATCATTGTCGAGTTTCTTCGTAG TGCAAGTTCAGAAAAGATTAAAGTTCAACCAAACATCTATGTGCTGACAATACAACTTCTAGCACGCAATGAGCGATATGCAGAACTCTCATTGTTCATCATAAACAAG ATTCTTGAACCCTCAAAAGAAGTTGCAATGCAGCTCCTAGAATTAGGTCGTCAAAATTCCCAGATTAGGAAGCTGGGTCTAGACATGCTGAGACAGCTCTCTTTGCATCATGACTACGTGTTGCTACTAGTTCAAGATGGGTATTATCTTGAAGCCTTGCGTTATGCTAGGAAGCACAAG GTTGTGACTGTCCGGCCATCATTGTTTCTTGAAGCAGCTGTGTCTTCCAATGATTCTCAACTCCTTGCTGCAGTGCTGAGATTCTTTTCAGATTTTACTCCAGGATTTAAAAACACTACCGACTGCCATGGATACTGTCGGATTCTCAAGGAGATGAACTCAGATGTAGCTGTTTGA